The stretch of DNA CGACGTGATTCAAACTTGTTTGGATAAGGCATTATCTGAAATCGGAATAGAGACCATCGATACCCGAATTCATTAATGTAGGTCTGACGACGCGGCGCAATGACAATCTTGCTAACTTATCTCGCTTTAGGCGCCGCTGCTGGCACCATCGCCGGGCTATTCGGACTCGGTGGAGGGATTATTATAGTCCCCGCCTTGGTAATTGCCTTTCAGTCGCAGGGTATCAGCGCTGAGCTGATCATGCACATGGCGATCGCCTCTTCGCTCGCGACCATTGTGTTAACCTCGCTGTCCTCGATTTACGCGCATCACCAAAAGCAGGCCATTCGCTGGGAACTATTTACCTGGATTGCCCTGGGTATACTATTGGGATCCTGGTTGGGCGTGCAAACTGCGATTAGCCTGGATGGTGCAGTATTACAGATGATTTTTGGTGTTTTTTTACTGGTTGTGGCACTGATTATTGGTTTTAATATCGCGCCAGATAGGGGCCGTTCCATGCCGGGTAAGCCAGGCTTATCAATTGCCGGTATCGGCATTGGTTGGTTTTCTGCGCTATTGGGTATTGGCGGAGGCACGCTGAGCGTGCCCTTTTTTACTTGGTGTAATTTGCGGATGCAAAGTGCGGTGGCATTGGCGGCGGCCTGTGGCCTGCCAATCGCGCTGATGGGGACCTTAGCGAATATGTACGAAGGTTGGGGTATCTCGGTATTACCACCCTATAGCGCTGGATATATTTATCTGCCAGCGGTGGCAGCGATTGCCATTACCAGCGTTCCCTTTGCCCGAATTGGCGCAAAACTCGCACATCGTTTGCCGGCGCGTCAGTTAAAGCAGGCTTTTGCGCTGGTGCTGGTAGCTGTTGGCATTAAATTTATTCTATAACGGAGAGTTGAAAGCTGTGTTAACTTACCCAAGCATAGATCCTGTCGCACTTTCGGTCGGGCCGTTAAAGGTGCATTGGTACGGGCTCATGTATTTAATCGGCTTCGCGGCGGCCTGGTGGTTAGCGCGCCTACGCTCAAAACAAGATGGGTCACCGCTCAATCAAGAGCAAATTTCGGACCTCATTTTTTATGGTGCACTGGGCGTGGTAATCGGTGGTCGTTTCGGTTATGTGCTGTTCTATCATTTTGATTATTTTTTGCAAAAACCGTTGTGGCTGTTTTATATCTGGGAAGGCGGCATGTCGTTTCATGGCGGTTTACTTGGTGTGGTTGCAGCACTCTTTATTTATGGCCGGAAGTTGGGGATAAACAGTTTTGTCCTAACTGACTTTATTGCGCCGATGGTACCCATTGGACTAGGCGCTGGGCGTATCGGCAACTTTATCGGTGGTGAACTCTGGGGGCGGGTCTCGGATGTACCTTGGGCTATGGTTTTCCCCAACGCAGGTAATCTGCCGCGCCATCCATCGCAGCTCTATCAGTTTGCACTGGAAGGTGTGGTTTTATTTGTGGTTTTGTGGTGGTTTTCCGCAAAGCCTCGGCCACGCATGCAAGTGTCCGGTTTATTTTTGATAGGCTATGGCGTTGCCCGCTTTGCCGTGGAGTTTTTCCGTCAGCCCGATTCGCATATCGGCTTCCTCGCTTTTGGCTGGCTGACCATGGGCCAGCTGTTAACGCTGCCAATGATTTTGGTTGGATTATTTTTTATACAGTTTGGTCGCAAGCACTATCCGCTGAAAGGAAAATAAATGAACATTGTTGACGTTAACCATCTTATTTAGAAAATCACCATGAAACAGTATCTAGATTTAATGCAGGATGTGCTGGACAACGGAACTGATAAAGAAGACCGCACCGGCACGGGAACAAGATCAGTATTTGGTCGTCAGATTCGGTTCGATTTGGCGCAGGGCTTTCCTCTCGTGACCACTAAAAAATGCCACCTGCGCTCCATTATTTATGAGTTGCTATGGTTCCTGCAGGGCGATACCAACATCAAATATCTGCAAGACAATGGTGTGTCGATTTGGGACGAATGGGCTGATGAGAACGGCGACTTAGGGCCAGTTTATGGTGAGCAGTGGCGTTCCTGGAAAAGACCTGATGGCAGCACCGTTGATCAAATTAGCAACGTGCTGCATTTGCTAAAAACCAATCCGGATAGTCGCCGCATTATGGTCGTGGCCTATAATCCGGGAGTTGCCGATGAAATGGCGCTACCGCCCTGTCATTCACTGTTTCAATTCTATGTGGCGAAGGGGAAGTTATCCTGTCAGCTCTACCAGCGTTCGGCGGATTTATTTTTGGGCGTACCCTTCAACATTGCCTCCTATGCCCTGTTGACCCATATGTTGGCGCAACAGGCTGATCTGGAATTGGGCGAATTCGTACATACCTTTGGTGATTGCCATCTGTATAACAACCACCTGACCGATGCTATTGTCTTTGAACAGTTAAGACGAGAACCGCGGCCACTTCCGCAGTTAACGATTAAACGAAAACCCGCATCATTATTTGATTACCGCTTTGAAGATTTCGAGGTAATGGGTTATGACCCATATCCGGCGATTAAAGCGCCCGTGGCAGTGTAATGGTCTACTGTACCTTTTAGGCTATACTAAAGATCGCTTCAGCGAAGCCATCCTTTGCAGCAAATGGATCACTCATCATGAGCGTTTCGAGAAAAGAAAATCGGCGTAATTACAAGCGTTATCGAACGCTAAAGTACACCGCTTTGGTGCAGCGCTGGATTGGGCTAGGTCAATTTGGCGTGCGTCGGGAAGCCGCGCTGATCAACTTCAACCGTAACGGCGCATTGCTTTGTTGTGAGCAAAGCTATAAAGAGGGTGATCGGTTACGGTTGACCATTCAATCCGCCAACGAACGCATTTCAAATATCCATGCTTTGGTACGCCATGTTCGCCAAGTCAAAGGAGAGTGCTATACCGGTCTGGAATTTGTCGAGGGAAAAGATTTTCAGCGACAGCTTTCTGGTGAACGCAAGAGCATTTTGGCGAGCATGGAAGAGGTGATCAATCATCAATTGGCGTAGCGCTGGGTGCGTAATCCTATGATTTCGTTATCTGAACGGTGGCTGTTGTTGGTGAGTTTGCTGGTGGCACTGGCGCTATCGCTGATTCATCCCTACGATGGTTTTACCTGGTTTCTGGAAACGTTGCCCGTGTTATTGGGCATGCCGTTAGTGTTGCTCACCTTCCAACGTTTTCCGTTAACACCGTTGCTGTATCGTCTGCTATTTATTCATGCCCTGATTCTAATAGTCGGCGCGCACTACACCTATGCGCGGGTGCCTTTGGGATTTTGGTTGCAGGATTGGTTCGATTTCTCGCGCAATCATTATGATCGCATCGGCCATATTGCACAGGGTTTTATCCCGGCGATTTTGGCGCGTGAAATCCTGCTAAGGCGTTCTCCCTTGGTGGTGGGGAAATGGCTATTCTATATCGTCACCTCCATTTGTTTAGCCTTTAGCGCCTTCTATGAAATGCTCGAATGGTGGACGGCAATAGGCGCTGAAAAAGCTGCGGTGGATTTCCTGGGTACTCAGGGAGACGGTTGGGACACCCAATGGGATATGTTCTTGGCGCTGTTAGGGGCGATGGCTGCGCAGCTCATTTTAGCGCGCCGTCACGATCAGGCAATTGGCGAACTTCAACGTCTTCAACAGACGCTTACTCGTTAGGCGATTTTTTTACTGCGGATGACGAGCCCCCCACAATCCGTTATTCTTCTGTCATTCCTAATTTGAGTTTTTATTCCCTGTGCTGTGAGGCACGTCAGTATTGAAGAGGCTATAGATCTGTGAGATTGGCACTAATCGTCGCTATGGCGGAAAACCGCGTCATCGGCATTAATAATAATTTACCCTGGCATCTTTCCAACGACCTTAGATATTTTAAGGCAATTACCATGGGTAAGCCGGTGATTCTGGGGCGTAAAACCCACCAATCCATCGGCAAACCATTACCGGGTAGAACGAATATTGTGATCAGCACCGACGCAGGGGCCGATTTTGAGGGTTGCAGTGTTGTTTCCTCAGTCGAAGAAGCCCTAGAATTAGCTGAAAATATCGCCTTAATTGATGGCTCTTCCGAGGCTATTGTGATGGGGGGTGCACAGATATACGAACTCTGTTTGCCTTTTGTGGATCGAATCTATCTCACCGAAGTACATGCACATGTCAGAGGTGATACCTATTTCCCGAAATTTGATCGCAGTGAATGGCAGGAAGTGGGGCGAGAGGATTTTGACCCAGAGGGCGATAATCCTTACGAATATAGTTTTGTGGTGCTGGATAGGTTGAGATAAATATATCCGCTGCTTTGCAACGACGGAGAAGCATGAATGAAATTTCTTAAATATCTAATTGGAATTATTCTGTTGATTGTGATTGTCGGACTGTTTTTGCCCGCGACTACGCATGTTGAACGAGAGGCGCTTATACAAGCACCGCCACAGGTTGTTTTCGGCTATATCAACGATTACCGAAAATTCAACCAATGGTCGCCCTGGTTTAAGCGTGATCCTGAGGCTAAGTACGAATATTCCGGCACAGCTGCTGGTGTTGGTAGCAAGATGCATTGGGAAAGTGAGCATCGTGAAGTAGGAAGTGGTTCCCAGGAGATTGTGGAATCCAAGCCCTATCGCCATATCAAAGTGGCACTGGATTTTGGTGCACAGGGTCAAAGTGAGGCTAGTTGGGATTTAACCGAAGTCGAGTCCGCTACCCGAGTAGTATGGTCATTGGATATGGCGCATGGTTGGGACCTGCTGGGAAGAATATTTGGTTTGATGATGGATGCGATGGTTGGGCCTGATTATGAGGCTGGTCTGGAGAACCTTAAGCAACTTGCAGAAGCCGATGTGGCGGGGTAATCTTGCCAGTTCCACTACCGTATTGAATTTTGAAAAAGGAATCATTCAAATGAAAACGCATATGGCGGTTATTATAGCTCTACTATTAATCGCACTCGGGGTGCAGGCACAGCAACCGGGTATGAGCCAGGAACAAATGATGCAGATGATGCAGCAAGCGCAGCAAATGCAGGCTTGTTTCGCCAAGGTTGATCAGCAGGCGTTGATGGCATTAGGACAAAAAGCGCAGGCAATGGAGTCAGAAATTAAGAAGCTGTGTCAAGCGAATAAGCGCAGCGAAGCGCAAAGCACAGCCATTAAATTCGGTATGGAAATGTCGCAGGATAAAAATATCAAAGCTGCCCGCGAGTGCGGTGAAATGGCGCAGGGTATGATGCCAAAAATGAATTATCCCACTAGCGAGAAGGATCTGGACGGTCGTCATATCTGTGATGGTTATTGATGTTAGTGAGGCTTTTCAGTCTCACTCAGATCGTTCCGTTTAAGCTTCACCCAGCTTTAAACCGTGTCGGATTACCGCTCTATTGTGATTCTAACCGGCGCGGGGATTTCTGCCGAATCCGGCATTCAAACTTTTCGTGATAGCAACGGTCTGTGGGAAAATCATCGAGTAGAACAGGTGGCCTCGCCGCAGGGCTTCGCTACTGATCCCGAGTTAGTCCATCGCTTTTACAACTTGCGCAGACGCCAACTCTTATCGGGCGATGTTAAGCCCAACCCAGCCCATACTGCCTTGGCTGAGTTAGAGCGTGACTTCACCGGAGATTTACTGCTGGTCACCCAGAACGTCGATAACCTGCATGAAAGAGCGGGTTCGCAGCGCTTGATCCATATGCATGGCGAACTGTTGAAAATGCGTTGTAGCGCAACTAATCGATGTTACCCGATAACTGAAGATTTAACGCCGAATGATTGCTGTACTTGTTGCGGTCGACCCGGACGGCTGCGGCCGCATATCGTATAGTTTGGCGAAATGCCGTTAGAAATGGAGCGCATCTACCAGGCGTTAGCCCAGTGCGATCTGTTCATCGCTATCGGTACATCCGGCCATGTTTATCCGGCCGCTGGCTTTGTGAACGAAGCCTTGCGGGCAGGTGCGCGCACAGTTGAAATCAATCTCGAGCCCTCGGCGATTAAGTCTGAGTTTAATGAGCACATTTACGGCATGGCTGGAATAGAAGTACCTCGGTTTGTGCAAAGACTATTCAAGAATTCCTAAGCAGTAGCGGAGAAAACCATGAACGCAAAAATTATTCGATGCGATAACGATCTAAAACTTTATCAAAAGCTGTTGGAAACGCCAGAGGTCAAGCGGATCAAAGAACAGCTGGATCGGCACGAAGAAAAGGGGCCCATGGGTACGCGCCGTCATTTGCTCTCTACCTCGGTACGCTTGAGCGCACAAATGGCCAGCGGACTGCACCGAATGGTCGATCAGTGTGTCGAGAAACTTGGCCTGCAGATACCGGTCGAGCTGTATGCCTACTCGAGTCCTCAGTTTAACGCTGCCTGTTTCAAGCCAGAGGAAGGCCGTTTATTTATTATGTTTTCTTCAAGCCTGTTAGAGGCGTTTGCCGAGAAAGAGTTATTGTTTGTGGTAGGGCATGAATTAGGTCATCACGTCTATCGTCACCATGATGTGCCGATTGGCTATATCCTCCAGGGCAAAGATCGCCCCAGTGCCAGTTTGGCATTGGAACTGTTCGCCTGGTCGCGTTATGCAGAAATTTCAGCGGATCGGGCGGGGGCTTTCTGTTCCGGCGATCTCGATAGCATAGCGCGTGCGCTATTTAAATTAGCCTCGGGCCTGACCAGTAGTAACGTGGTGCAATTCAGTCTTGATGATTTTCTGCGGCAGTTGGACGATATGATGGCCGCGGACGCCGAACCGGGGCAAGGTGCGCCGATGCAGGATTGGTTTTCAACGCACCCTTTCAGCCCGCTACGGGTGAAAGCACTCAAGTTGTTTGATGACTGTGGCATGCTGCGCAGTGGCCAGCAAGCGAAGACCGACTTGGAAATCAAAGTGCAGGCAATTATGAGCCTGATGGAACCCAATTATATTGAGGCGCGTACCGATACCGCCGAAACCATGCGCCGCTTATTATTTGCAGGTGCAGTGTTAGTGGCGGATGCACAGGCTGGTATCAGTCAGGAAGAAATGAAGGTGTTGAAGAGATTTTTCGGTGAAGCTTTTGATGTCGATAACCTAAACATTGACAAAATCAAACGAGAACTGCCAAATCGAATTGATGCAACCCGAGCGCAAGCGAGTATGACGCAGCGTATGCAAGTCCTGCGTGATCTGTGCATCGTCGCAAAAGCGGAAGGCGATACCTCAGCGAAAGAATTGGAAGTAATCAAGGAAATCGCCAGAGGGTTGGAGGTGCCCTGCGGCTTCGTGTATCAGTGCGTTGAAGAGAAACTAGAGCTGGATTAGATTTGTGAAGTTTGGCTATGACCGTTGCTCTGCCTGCTCGTAGTGAGTCCATAGCCGTATCACCCAGCAACATTTCGTACGGTGGCGGATTTTGATTGGGTTATTCGCAATAATGTGCGGCCACTCCTGAGCCTTGTCCTTTAGGCCGGAAGGCGCAAGCTAGCGTCATCCTAGCGCGCTCAACTCTATTAGTGAATGCAAAGTCGGAATATCATTTTCTTCATTGAACTTTGGAACATACATAAAGTGAACTCCTGAGCTGTAATACAAGGTTAATGAGACTGCAGAAAAACCTGGCTCTCTAAACTTGGTGCTCATCTAACGGGGTTTTCAATATCATTGATGGAGCTTATTCGATTTGGCGTGATATTTACGTATGGTCGAATCCAGCCGTTTGCATTAGCCGCAATCTCGAATATTGCCTCTGGGCCAGGATCTTCAGTAATCACGATTAGAAAGCGACGAACGTATTGTTTACCGTACTCCGGCGGTGCCTTTACTTCACGTATCGTTTGAATCGCGAAGCGCCCGTAGATTTCATTGATTATCTTAGTGTCGGTGCTAAGGCCGAGCGAAACAATATATTCGCCTGGCTTTCTTGGTGAACAAAACTCCGAATAACGGACGAGGCCATCGTCATCGACATATCGACACTGAGAGGCTATCTTGCGAGTTGCGCATCCCGCAGATGACACAACTAAAATGCCCAATGCGCACAGCGCAATGGCAAGCCTTGGCTTCATAAATCTATCTCCTACCAATCCCGATACATAACACCCTTATAAACAGCAACCGAAGTGTGGTTTGTTCAGTGGAGGTCGCTTTTTTTGGTCGTAACGATATTTAATAAACAGGTTAGTGAATTTACGCCAAATACATAAACAGATACTTTTTAGCTATGCTCTAACGGGCAGCGTATAAATGTTTCGCCCGCAAACTCTGAACTGCTTCCTTTCGGGACTATTCTCAATATGTCTTGTCCATTTATTTTTTTGTTTTTCTTTTGATAGAGGTAGACATAGCTATTTATCTCTTGGACCCCATATAAATCAATTCCTTGAGCGGCGGCGAAGGTGGCACCAGAAAAGTGTTTTAGTTCTGTCCATTTTAATATTGGCTTGTATGTGACATCTTCTGCGCCGGTGATATATACGGCAAATAGCTTGCCACCGCTTTCGCTAGGGACTCCCCAAATGGTGAGTGTGCCACGGGCATCTTGGGGTAGCCATGCTTGATTCTGCTCGTCGCGAGGCATTTTCTCGTGGCATTTGGGAAGTAGGTGTGAATTTAAGCCTTTTGCTAATACCCAGCTACCTAATACGGTAGCTTCGGTGCCAAGATATTGTTGGGTAAATTGCAGCAGTGCCGGTACATCTGTTTCTTGGTTGGGGTTATCTTTAAGCTGAAGTATTCCCTGTGAAACTACGGGCTGCATAATGTATAGGTTGGAATAGCTGAGCGTGGGCATCATTAAGCCCTGGTTGTATGTGACCTTAACATAGCTGTTGTCAGTGCAAATATTTTTGCCTTTGGTAATGCGCGTTTTGAATAACACTGAATCGGCCTTTACCGCTACCGCAAACAGGTCTGCTTCGCAGGCGACGGTATACATCACCATTTTGCTTGGCTTTTTAGGGTCTACCTTATTGGCAAAGCTGAAGTCGGCGTGCCAGTGTTGTTGATCGTATTGTATTGCCACTGCGGTAAAGGTTTTACCTGCAATAAAATCTGGCATTGGGTCGGTTTTTGCTGATGCCGAAATAGGTATCAATATGGCGAAGAGGTTGGCTAGTAGATAAGTTGCTAGTGTTATTTTAGACATGGATTGTCTCTTCTATAGATATGAGATTAAGGGTTGGGGTGAGGGTGGAGTAGTCCTGTGCAGAGCCTTTAATCCACCCTCTCATCCTAACCTTTTATTCTGCCCTTGTGCTCCCCAAGGAGAAGGGATTTTGTAGCTGAATGAGCTTAAGTCAGGGCCATTCTGGGCGCAACTTTTTTCATATAATTATCCGGTGGGTTGTCTTTTAAAATAAATGCGTCCCTTTTTGCTATTCAGTGAGTATCATCGACTCCTTTGTTGTCAGCAGCCTACTGTGCCCCACCCCAAGCCCCGCTAAAGAAATATGCCCGACAGAAACTCGATGAAGTGCCAACACTTCGTTTTGAAAAAAACCAAACATTCGTTTAACTTGATGATACTTGCCTTCAATCAGTGAGAGCCTGGCAGTGTACTCGGAGAGTATCTCTAAACATGCGGGTTGAGTTGTAATGTTTTCATAACCAAAATAGATACCCTCTCGAAATGCAGCAATATACTCATCACTTAATGGTTGAGACAAGGTAACCTCATAGGTCTTTGTGAGCTTAGACTCGGGCAAACTTATCTTGCGCGACCATGCCCCATCGTTGGTCAATAACACCAGCCCCGTGGTATTAAAGTCTAGGCGTCCAGCAATGTGCAGTTCGTTCTTCTGAGGATGCTGAATAAGGTCCAACACGGTAGCGTGTTTAAGGTCTTTAGTTGCGCTAACAACCCCCTGGGGTTTATTCAGCATGATATAAACGGGATTGTTATTTTTTAAGCAGTGGCCATCCAATACGACATGAGTGAATTCCGTCACTTTTTGTTGGATTGAATGCGCCACATGGCCATCCAAAAGAATCCGTTTTTGGGCAATTAGAAGACGTGTATCTGCAAGTGAAAAAACACTATTCTGGCTAATAAAACGATCGAGTCGGTTGGTCTTAGATTTCATGAAATGATTATTATCACGGTATGACTCAAGATTCACGCACAACCGCATATCTATTATCCGATTTTAAATGCTGAAATTTAAAATCTACTTAGCTCTCTTGAAACTTGTGTCAATTGGCATCGTAAAGTGACTTGCAAAATCAGAGCGTCCAATGAGCTATTTCATAAGGCGCTAGGGAGCATCAATACGCCGGAGAAATTTGAAGCGAAACGACTGATGCTGGCACAGCACGTCTGGGACAAGATGAAGCAAACCGATTCTAGGGAGTGTCGCAACTGCCATGATTACGAATCCATGGACTACATGGAGCAGGGTCGACGGGCGGTGAAACAGCACATTGATGGCTTTGAGCAGGGTCAAACCTGTATCGATTGCCATAAAGGTATTGCACATTCTTTGCCGGACATGAAAGAGTAGAAGCTTATTTTTTTGTTGGCGGGCTGGAGTCGAGCAAGCGTATGGGTACAGGCTCTTGAGGGTCAGCTTTGGCTGGAGCTAAAGGTGATGAGCTACAGTCGGTGCTGGCGCAACTGCCGCAGGAACTGGTGTCAGCTAATGGTTCATTGCCAGTTTTAACATAGTCGTCATCCCAAGTGACCACTACCAGCATCACCTCGGGTGAAGGGAATTCAGCCACCAACCCGGACATGCCCAGGTTCTCGTGGACCTGAAAGGTTTTTTCTTTGTAACGCACGATATCGCCAGCGACAAAATCATACATTTTGTGGTCGCTCATCGCTTGGTAGCCTCAGTATTAATCGATGAAGCCTGTTGTGAGCTTAATTTTTGCCAATGAACCATTCGTGCTTGAACAAACAATATAATTGATAACGCTTACTGTCTGAGATACATACTAAAATGTCAAGTTCTTAGTTTGCTGCTTTAGGGTTGAACGTAAAGATTACTAGTTGGTCTTGTTGTTGATTGGCGAAAGTTTTTAGCGGCCTGAGTATGTCATCGTGTTGTAATTTATTTACTCGGGCCATTCGGTCTTTTTGTCTATGCCTGATACGTAAAGCAACAATATCGCCTGCTTCAAGTCGTTGAGATTCCACCATTTCTAAGGCGTTGAACTTAAAAGACTTACCGAGACTTTTACCCGCGAAATAACCTATGTGTTCCTGGTCTGAAATGACCTGCGCACCTGCTGGGTTATTGTCATTAATCCATTGTGCCGCTGAGGCAATGTAGGCTTTGGAGGTGCCAGTACTGACGCTACTATCTAAAAGCTGATACAGCAGCAGTGCACCTACTAGTATTTTTCGCCAAGCGAATGGGTCTGCTGGTTGGCGAAACAGCAGTGACTCAATGGTAAAGGACAATGGCAGCATAAAAATCAAGACAAAAAGTAAAAAGAAGCGGTCAGTGACGAACTGCTCTTTATAAATAAAAAGGCAAAGATAAGCAGTGATGCAAACTAAATAAGCGGCGATAAGCGTGGTTTGAGAACTACAGAGGGTTACCCAATAGCTCCTGCGCTGCCAAATATACAGAGCAAGGTAGGGTGTCGTCAGGGCATGCAACATGGTTATTATCAGTAAGCCCATTAGCCCAGACAGGTAAATCGCCTCCATATCGTCCGCCGTATAGATGTTAGGTTGTGTTGCGGAAAGCTGATCAATGGTGGTTGCCAGTTTGTCAGAGATTTGGCCAAAAAACTGAGGTAAATTAACTACCTCCAAAAACAGACGAAACTTGTCTGCTGACACGGAAGTTATGGTTAATAAACCGGCGAGTACGACAGTGGAGACAACCAACAGCAGGCAATAAATTAAACCCGTCCGCTGTAATCTTTCCCGCATCGGCGAACCCTGCGGCAGTAATAATGCGAGTGGGGCGAACGCTGCTATAAATAGCGCTTCCGTCCTGAAAGTGACCGCCAAAGCGATGGATAATACCCACCCCAGTGCGGCATTAAAACTTCGTTGGCGTGCAAAGCGTAATAGTTGATGCAAGGACAACAGAACACAAAACCAATAACCGGGGTCGCGAATAATATAGTCGCGATAGTCATTAAAAGTGGGGAATATCAAAATTAGAATGGCAGCAATAAGCTGAGTACGTGTGTTGCCGCCTAAGTTACTTACCAGCAGGATAAAACAACAGGTTATTGCTGCATAAAGCAGCGTAATCAATAAATGCCCTGACACAGGTAACGAGAGTCCCGTGACCTGATGTAATGTGGCAATTATTACCGATAGGAACGGCCAGGGGTAGACCGCCACTGCTGCTTCCAGACCTGAATTCAGGTAGGTGCGTGCTGTTTCAAGGTATAACAGGGAGTCGTAGCTCAGCACGTCGCTTTGTAGAATAATCAGAATGGAAGCGATTAAGCTTAGCAGCGATCCGATTAGACAAACCTGTTTAGTCGTCAATGAGTCAAGATTGGGTATTCGCATGCTGAGCCGTTATATTTAAAAGTTGAGCAGCATTGTAACTGTGCTTTTGATAAATACGAAATTGGATGTTGAGGGAGTGATAGCGGGTTTTAAGATATGGGTAAACGCTCATTAAGTGGTATCTTGTTATGCTTGCCTATTCAACTATAACGATAGGAGTT from Pseudomonadales bacterium encodes:
- a CDS encoding M48 family metalloprotease, with translation MNAKIIRCDNDLKLYQKLLETPEVKRIKEQLDRHEEKGPMGTRRHLLSTSVRLSAQMASGLHRMVDQCVEKLGLQIPVELYAYSSPQFNAACFKPEEGRLFIMFSSSLLEAFAEKELLFVVGHELGHHVYRHHDVPIGYILQGKDRPSASLALELFAWSRYAEISADRAGAFCSGDLDSIARALFKLASGLTSSNVVQFSLDDFLRQLDDMMAADAEPGQGAPMQDWFSTHPFSPLRVKALKLFDDCGMLRSGQQAKTDLEIKVQAIMSLMEPNYIEARTDTAETMRRLLFAGAVLVADAQAGISQEEMKVLKRFFGEAFDVDNLNIDKIKRELPNRIDATRAQASMTQRMQVLRDLCIVAKAEGDTSAKELEVIKEIARGLEVPCGFVYQCVEEKLELD
- a CDS encoding NapC/NirT family cytochrome c, whose product is MTCKIRASNELFHKALGSINTPEKFEAKRLMLAQHVWDKMKQTDSRECRNCHDYESMDYMEQGRRAVKQHIDGFEQGQTCIDCHKGIAHSLPDMKE
- a CDS encoding DUF2238 domain-containing protein — protein: MISLSERWLLLVSLLVALALSLIHPYDGFTWFLETLPVLLGMPLVLLTFQRFPLTPLLYRLLFIHALILIVGAHYTYARVPLGFWLQDWFDFSRNHYDRIGHIAQGFIPAILAREILLRRSPLVVGKWLFYIVTSICLAFSAFYEMLEWWTAIGAEKAAVDFLGTQGDGWDTQWDMFLALLGAMAAQLILARRHDQAIGELQRLQQTLTR
- a CDS encoding PilZ domain-containing protein, which produces MSVSRKENRRNYKRYRTLKYTALVQRWIGLGQFGVRREAALINFNRNGALLCCEQSYKEGDRLRLTIQSANERISNIHALVRHVRQVKGECYTGLEFVEGKDFQRQLSGERKSILASMEEVINHQLA
- a CDS encoding prolipoprotein diacylglyceryl transferase, giving the protein MLTYPSIDPVALSVGPLKVHWYGLMYLIGFAAAWWLARLRSKQDGSPLNQEQISDLIFYGALGVVIGGRFGYVLFYHFDYFLQKPLWLFYIWEGGMSFHGGLLGVVAALFIYGRKLGINSFVLTDFIAPMVPIGLGAGRIGNFIGGELWGRVSDVPWAMVFPNAGNLPRHPSQLYQFALEGVVLFVVLWWFSAKPRPRMQVSGLFLIGYGVARFAVEFFRQPDSHIGFLAFGWLTMGQLLTLPMILVGLFFIQFGRKHYPLKGK
- a CDS encoding sulfite exporter TauE/SafE family protein, which gives rise to MTILLTYLALGAAAGTIAGLFGLGGGIIIVPALVIAFQSQGISAELIMHMAIASSLATIVLTSLSSIYAHHQKQAIRWELFTWIALGILLGSWLGVQTAISLDGAVLQMIFGVFLLVVALIIGFNIAPDRGRSMPGKPGLSIAGIGIGWFSALLGIGGGTLSVPFFTWCNLRMQSAVALAAACGLPIALMGTLANMYEGWGISVLPPYSAGYIYLPAVAAIAITSVPFARIGAKLAHRLPARQLKQAFALVLVAVGIKFIL
- a CDS encoding SRPBCC family protein, which gives rise to MKFLKYLIGIILLIVIVGLFLPATTHVEREALIQAPPQVVFGYINDYRKFNQWSPWFKRDPEAKYEYSGTAAGVGSKMHWESEHREVGSGSQEIVESKPYRHIKVALDFGAQGQSEASWDLTEVESATRVVWSLDMAHGWDLLGRIFGLMMDAMVGPDYEAGLENLKQLAEADVAG
- a CDS encoding pseudouridine synthase, whose translation is MKSKTNRLDRFISQNSVFSLADTRLLIAQKRILLDGHVAHSIQQKVTEFTHVVLDGHCLKNNNPVYIMLNKPQGVVSATKDLKHATVLDLIQHPQKNELHIAGRLDFNTTGLVLLTNDGAWSRKISLPESKLTKTYEVTLSQPLSDEYIAAFREGIYFGYENITTQPACLEILSEYTARLSLIEGKYHQVKRMFGFFQNEVLALHRVSVGHISLAGLGVGHSRLLTTKESMILTE
- a CDS encoding dihydrofolate reductase — protein: MRLALIVAMAENRVIGINNNLPWHLSNDLRYFKAITMGKPVILGRKTHQSIGKPLPGRTNIVISTDAGADFEGCSVVSSVEEALELAENIALIDGSSEAIVMGGAQIYELCLPFVDRIYLTEVHAHVRGDTYFPKFDRSEWQEVGREDFDPEGDNPYEYSFVVLDRLR
- the thyA gene encoding thymidylate synthase, which encodes MKQYLDLMQDVLDNGTDKEDRTGTGTRSVFGRQIRFDLAQGFPLVTTKKCHLRSIIYELLWFLQGDTNIKYLQDNGVSIWDEWADENGDLGPVYGEQWRSWKRPDGSTVDQISNVLHLLKTNPDSRRIMVVAYNPGVADEMALPPCHSLFQFYVAKGKLSCQLYQRSADLFLGVPFNIASYALLTHMLAQQADLELGEFVHTFGDCHLYNNHLTDAIVFEQLRREPRPLPQLTIKRKPASLFDYRFEDFEVMGYDPYPAIKAPVAV